A part of Bacillus rossius redtenbacheri isolate Brsri chromosome 1, Brsri_v3, whole genome shotgun sequence genomic DNA contains:
- the LOC134543534 gene encoding uncharacterized protein LOC134543534: MESDQGGWQTASKRQKRTHGDAVGSDSEVGPAPPSPQPAGSTEPPAAETKRRKIKPLFVFLDQGHQYPRVYKALKDSLAEKFICQNRGRNEIMVHTGSITDYHRAVKALQAIGAQHSVLLQRDEVPKKFVLRGIHHDTPQDFLQQEFAALSLPVQNCWFLENRQRFQKCDALVIEVPQSCPTETIQALQEFAGMKIRVDDYRRPSGPVQCSNCQRFTHVGKGCAANVVCRWCSGPHKATECPNGGNPEHKKCALCEGKHCANYRGCSEYKKETRRHLPPDVRKAREQQSRRDIQANKRAEVQAQAEPLGPEAPPPPTFGDYMLQAGVNTYAPLQQHWEASHDDMAYPALANNPRPRGQRQTQPKNNWTGHNNGNGKPRQPAQDKLQSTQAAAAVPPKQAPRPAPRQAEPAQRQPAPPAAEHMAVDAAPVVQTAPAAPAPSAQPLQMEDMQNILQTSKAFQASSHMRQALAPLCQLIAIWCDLSKSMADKLRATMDCCVALADELTGSE; the protein is encoded by the exons ATGGAGAGCGACCAAGGCGGCTGGCAAACCGCCAGCAAGCGCCAGAAGCGTACTCACGGGGACGCTGTAGGCAGCGACAGCGAGGTGGGCCccgcccccccttccccccagccCGCAGGCTCCACGGAGCCACCTGCGGCAGAGACCAAACGACGAAAGATCAAGCCCCTTTTCGTCTTCTTagaccaggggcaccaataccctCGTGTCTACAAGGCACTGAAGGACTCGCTGGCAGAGAAATTCatctgccagaaccgcggccggAACGAGATAATGGTCCACACAGGGTCCATTACTGACTACCATCGGGCAGTAAAAGCCCTGCAAGccataggcgcccagcactccgtcctgctTCAGCGGGACGAAGTGCCCAAAAAATTCGTGTTGCGTGGCATCCACCACGACACGCCTCAGGACTTCCTGCAGCAGGAGTTCGCTGCACTGAGCCTCCCTGTGCAAAActgctggttcttggagaacCGGCAGCGGTTCCAGAAATGTGACGCACTCGTAATAGAAGTGCCCCAGTCATGCCCGACTGAGACAATTCAAGCCCTGCAGGAATTCGCAGGCATGAAAATCCGCGTCGATGACTACCGACGCCCGTCAGGTCCTGTTCAGTGCAGCAATTGCCAGCGTTTTACACACGTTGGCAAGGGCTGCGCTGCAAATGTTgtctgccgatggtgcagcggccCACACAAGGCCACTGAGTGCCCAAATGGTGGCAACCCGGAGCACAAAAAATGTGCTCTGTGTGAGGGCaagcactgcgccaactacaggGGGTGCAGTGAATATAAGaaggagacccgcaggcaccttcccccgGACGTCCGCAAGGcgcgcgagcagcagtctcgccgcgacatccAGGCCAACAAGCGAGCCGAGGTGCAGGCTCAG GCAGAACCCCTGGGGCCCGAGGCACCCCCGCCCCCCACCTTCGGGGACTACATGCTGCAAGCGGGCGTCAACACTTACGCCCCcttgcagcagcactgggaggcCAGCCATGATGACATGGCCTACCCTGCCCTGGCCAACAACCCCCGCCCCCGCGGACAGCGCCAGACCCAGCCCAAAAATAACTGGACTGGGCACAATAATGGCAATGGCAAGCCACGCCAGCCCGCCCAAGACAAGCTGCAGTCCACACAGGCTGCAGCTGCAGTCCCGCCCAAGCAGGCCCCCCGGCCCGCCCCGCGACAGGCGGAGCCCGCCCAGAGGCAGCCTGCGCCTCCCGCGGCCGAGCACATGGCCGTGGACGCAGCTCCAGTGGTGCAAACTGCCCCAGCTGCTCCCGCCCCCAGCGCCCAGCCCCTACAAATGGAGGATATGCAAAATATCCTCCAAACGAGCAAGGCCTTTCAGGCCAGCAGTCACATGAGGCAGGCTCTGGCACCACTGTGCCAACTGATTGCCATCTGGTGTGACCTGTCCAAGTCCATGGCCGACAAGCTTCGTGCGACCATGGACTGCTGCGTTGCGCTCGCTGACGAGCTCACTGGCAGCGAATAA